A single window of Colletotrichum destructivum chromosome 9, complete sequence DNA harbors:
- a CDS encoding Putative cytochrome P450, translating to MANFSSLQLVQAHSAFFIAGINLHVFVFRKGEWNTFTTTLISGSTLGIALLAAVLTRFAPGSFDSNIGALGLASSLTAALVIGIYSSLLVYRAAFHRLNSFKGPFAARLSNLWITSKAVKKLQLHLEVQELHKQYGDIVRIGPTELSINNPKAVPAIHSARSPARKGPWYSVLINPMLALNVIRDKHEHTVRRKTWEKGFSSKGIVSAFSFLESLDFLTFEPALKDYEYRVANYANQLLSQIETHKGTPFNMTDWSNFFSFDVMGDLAFGKSFRMLENGIKHHFMTDLHKNLESVGMFSHMIWLFPVFKNTPIINSRHKRFWHFVKSQVDERIKNTPDRSDVFSWLLEDFNAIKNPSWQDRMNLYGDAYLIIIAGSDTTSATLTSLIFELAQHKEHAQRLREEVDDYFAQNENPEHLSLSKLQYLQACIDETLRLHPTVPSGLQRMTPPEGMEIDGTFIPGDTIVQVPNHTMFRGKFIFLPHATTAPDEFIPERWTTRPELSKNPAAFVPFSTGKYSCVGKQLGLMELRYVASQIISRYDIELAPGQTREAFVEHQKDGFTLSLPPCQVVFKPRADKKGVA from the exons ATGGCAAACTTTAGCAGTCTCCAACTTGTCCAAGCCCACTCCGCCTTCTTTATAGCGGGCATCAATCTCCATGTCTTCGTTTTTCGTAAGGGAGAATGGAACACTTTTACCACTACTCTTATCAGCGGCTCCACTCTCGGGATCGCCTTACTCGCAGCCGTCCTAACCCGGTTCGCTCCCGGGTCTTTCGACAGCAACATCGGCGCCCTTGGATTAGCCTCTTCGCTTACAGCTGCTCTTGTCATTGGAATTTACAGCAGCCTACTGGTGTATCGCGCAGCATTCCACAGGCTGAACAGCTTCAAGGGCCCTTTTGCGGCAAGACTCTCGAACCTATGGATCACCTCCAAGGCGGTCAAGAAGTTGCAACTCCATCTGGAAGTCCAAGAACTCCACAAACAATACGGCGACATTGTGAGAATCG GTCCAACTGAGTTGTCTATCAACAACCCAAAGGCAGTTCCGGCAATCCACTCAGCCCGTTCACCCGCCAGGAAAGGCCCCTGGTACTCGGTCTTGATAAACCCTATGCTCGCTCTGAATGTCATCCGAGACAAGCACGAGCACACTGTGCGACGAAAGACTTGGGAGAAAGGATTTAGCTCCAAAGGTATTGTTTCCGCCTTCAGTTTCCTGGAAAGTCTCGATTTTCTAACCTTCGAACCAGCCTTGAAAGACTACGAGTACCGCGTAGCAAACTACGCCAATCAACTCCTGTCACAGATTGAAACGCACAAGGGAACGCCCTTCAACATGACAGATTGGTCCAACTTTTTCAGCTTTGACGTCATGGGCGACTTGGCTTTCGGCAAGTCCTTCAGGATGCTGGAGAACGGCATCAAACATCATTTCATGACTGATTTGCACAAGAACCTGGAATCTGTTGGGATGTTTAGTCATATGATATGGCTCTTTCCTGTCTTCAAAAACACTCCAATCATCAATTCCCGCCACAAACGGTTCTGGCACTTTGTCAAGTCACAGGTGGACGAGAGGATCAAG aaCACTCCAGACCGCTCAGACGTGTTCTCGTGGTTGTTGGAGGACTTCAACGCAATCAAGAACCCTTCTTGGCAAGACCGCATGAACCTCTACGGAGATGCGTACCTGATTATTATTGCTGGGAG TGATACCACTTCTGCTACCCTAACTAGTCTCATTTTCGAACTTGCCCAGCACAAGGAGCATGCACAGCGACTGAGAGAAGAGGTTGACGACTACTTTGCGCAGAATGAAAACCCTGAACACCTCTCGCTGTCAAAGCTTCAGTATTTACAGGCATGCATTGACGAGACCTTGCGGCTCCACCCTACAGTTCCATCAGGTCTCCAACGGATGACGCCGCCTGAAGGCATGGAGATTGACGGGACGTTCATTCCGGGTGACACCATCGTCCAGGTGCCTAACCACACAATGTTCAGAGGCAAGTTTATATTTCTGCCCCATGCGACTACGGCT CCTGACGAGTTCATTCCTGAGCGTTGGACCACGCGGCCCGAGCTGTCCAAGAACCCCGCGGCTTTTGTCCCCTTCAGCACAG GGAAGTATTCATGTGTGGGGAAGCAGCTTGGGCTCATGGAGCTCCGCTACGTTGCCAGCCAAATCATCTCTCGGTATGACATTGAGCTCGCTCCCGGCCAGACGCGCGAGGCGTTTGTTGAACACCAAAAGGATGGGTTTACGctgtcgttgccgccgtgcCAAGTGGTTTTCAAGCCGAGGGCCGACAAGAAAGGGGTTGCGTAG
- a CDS encoding Putative FAD-binding domain, PCMH-type, FAD-binding, type PCMH, subdomain 2 — protein sequence MISALAIGIALLFLGARASPVQSMVSTNSLLQSNPSLALGTGYKSCDALVAAGLEDAVFFPPDAEYEASITSYYSIAVQQLRPWCIVRPETSDQVSRALTALVASSPAGSWDIAVRGGGHSHFASNNVANGVTIDLSRMNSTVYNVVSQIAAIGPGSRWGSVYSEVEKYGRSLTGGRLGSVGVSGLVLGGGISFHTGTRGFSCDAIRNFKVVLSNGSIVNANEGENADLFKALKGGSSNFGIVTRFDMETFEAAPGGIYGGGLRYAYEHRIAILNQLIRVTDMNHEHPEDAMPVAFISSGLGPTTISVTTVNTLGNENSTSFAPLAALPNIGDTRKRLSYGQLITAAPDDGGERTVWFSICFQNKMEVLTKLMDLYDAFVEDLGQTIPRGNLTIQFILQPFPKHYSQPKRAGGGGNVLGLEKTLTQNSVIWNAIVKVQTVEQEALARTRLAALVANLEAFADLNDASTPWRFLNYVNPAQDPIKSYGEENVKFLKEVAAKYDPQGVFQTRVSGGFKLSRVS from the exons ATGATATCTGCTCTTGCCATCGGCATAGCCTTGCTATTTCTCGGCGCTAGGGCTTCGCCGGTGCAGTCTATGGTTTCTACCAACTCATTGCTACAGAGCAATCCTTCCCTTGCCTTGGGAACCGGCTACAAAAGT TGTGACGCTCTTGTCGCGGccgggctggaggacgccGTCTTTTTCCCGCCCGACGCCGAGTATGAAGCCAGCATCACGTCATACTACTCAATCGCCGTGCAACAACTCCGTCCATGGTGTATCGTTCGACCGGAAACTAGCGATCAAGTTTCCAGGGCCTTAACCGCCCTTGTTGCTTCTAGTCCTGCCGGCAGCTGGGACATTGCAGTTCGAGGTGGTGGGCACTCTCATTTCGCTTCCAATAATGTTGCCAACGGCGTTACCATCGACCTGAGCCGTATGAACTCGACAGTGTATAACGTCGTCAGC CAAATTGCAGCAATAGGACCAGGCTCTAGATGGGGTTCGGTCTACAGCGAAGTCGAAAAGTACGGACGCTCTCTTACAGGTGGCCGCTTAGGTAGCGTGGGCGTCTCAGGTCTTGTTCTTGGTGGTGGCATCTCATTCCACACGGGCACCCGAGGCTTTTCCTGTGACGCCATCAGGAATTTCAAGGTAGTCTTGTCCAACGGCTCAATCGTAAACGCCAACGAAGGAGAGAACGCAGACTTGTTCAAAGCTCTCAAGGGAGGTAGTAGTAACTTCGGCATTGTTACTCGCTTCGATATGGAAACGTTCGAGGCCGCGCCAGGCGGAATCTATGGCGGTGGTCTTCGCTACGCCTACGAACATAGAATAGCAATCCTGAACCAGTTGATCAGGGTGACCGACATGAACCATGAACACCCGGAGGACGCCATGCCAGTTGCGTTCATAAGCTCCGGCCTTGGCCCTACCACCATTTCCGTCACCACAGTCAACACTCTCGGTAATGAGAACTCGACCTCCTTTGCGCCGTTGGCAGCGCTCCCCAATATTGGCGACACCAGGAAAAGATTGAGCTATGGGCAACTTATCACGGCAGCTCCGGACGACGGAGGAGAAAG GACGGTTTGGTTCTCGATCTGTTTCCAAAACAAGATGGAGGTTCTTACTAAACTCATGGACCTATATGACGCATtcgtcgaggaccttggGCAGACTATCCCCAGGGGCAACCTTACGATCCAATTCATCCTCCAGCCATTTCCGAAACACTACTCGCAGCCGAAAagggctggcggcggcggcaacgtgTTGGGCCTTGAAAAGACATTGACGCAAAATTCCGTCATCTGGAACGCTATAGTGAAGGTTCAAACAGTCGAGCAAGAAGCCCTGGCCCGCACACGGCTGGCCGCTCTTGTTGCGAATCTGGAAGCGTTTGCCGACCTAAACGATGCGTCAACACCCTGGCGGTTTTTGAACTACGTGAACCCAGCTCAAGACCCAATTAAGTCCTACGGCGAGGAAAACGTCAAGTTCCTCAAGGAAGTGGCCGCTAAATATGATCCGCAGGGTGTTTTCCAGACCCGAGTATCAGGGGGATTCAAACTGTCAAGAGTTAGTTAG
- a CDS encoding Putative major facilitator superfamily, MFS transporter superfamily has protein sequence MATGNSKSSPPPVSRDDKNDAPVYEEKTGVALEHTDQASDEEKHPQHLPSVTAPIEALGLEDWQGLEKKLVRRLDMTLMPMLWVLYLFNYLDRASISQARLSSFEADLGLTDTQFATAVAVLVPGYVAAQIPSNMILPYVRPSLYLPCCALVWSGVSAATAGVKNYNGLVACRVMLGLCEAPLLPGAIYIMSCWYTRKEIALRTAILYTGLVLAMASSGLIAAGVYSGLEGVRGMAGWQWLFVVLALAGSCCAIVALVLLPDYPHSKTGSARWAMTEDMRRLAVARIQADRVSLPEAKSNSIWYGLKLTCMDYKTWIFVAINISISAAYGFLNFFPSIVRGFGFESRTTTLLLTAPPYVFAAVASLCNARSSDHFKERGYHMIGPVAIAIMGYIVCTATGNVPARYAASFLYIGGMFAANPLINTWLVGTLGRTPEKRATAIPVINVLGQIGNVIAPYFFPDRDEPRYLMAFLLMMGFAALGIACCFLLKFILIRSNKKLWAKAQEEGTVYNPYTL, from the exons ATGGCTACCGGCAACAGCAAGAGCTCTCCGCCCCCAGTCTCGAGAGACGACAAGAACGATGCGCCTGTCTACGAAGAAAAGACTGGAGTTGCTCTTGAGCACACGGACCAGGCGTCTGACGAGGAAAAGCACCCGCAACATCTGCCCTCCGTGACGGCGCCTATCGAGGCGCTTGGTCTCGAAGACTGGCAAGGGTTAGAAAAGAAGCTCGTCAGACGTCTCGACATGACTCTGATGCCCATGTTATGGGTTCTCTATCTGTTCAATTATTTGGACAGAGCATCGATCTC TCAAGCACGCCTTAGCAGTTTTGAGGCCGACCTGGGACTCACCGACACCCAATTTGCCACGGCCGTTGCCGTTCTGGTTCCTGG CTACGTGGCCGCGCAAATTCCATCCAACATGATACTGCCTTATGTTCGCCCCAGTCTGTATCTCCCATGCTGCGCGTTGGTCTGGTCGGGAGTTTCTGCTGCCACGGCCGGCGTCAAGAACTACAATGGGCTTGTGGCCTGCAGAGTTATGCTCGGATTGTGTGAAGCCCCTCTTCTACCAGGT GCCATCTACATTATGTCATGCTGGTACACCAGGAAGGAGATCGCTCTGAGGACCGCTATCCTTTACACTGGTCTGGTCCTTGCCATGGCCAGCTCCGGTCTTATCGCAGCAGGTGTTTACTCggggctcgagggcgtcagAGGCATGGCCGGCTGGCAATGGCTCTTTGTAGTTCTCGCTCTTGCAGGCTCTTGCTGTGCCATTGTCGCCCTGGTGTTGCTTCCTGACTACCCTCATTCCAAGACAGGTTCCGCCAGGTGGGCAATGACCGAGGATATGCGGCGCCTCGCGGTCGCGCGTATCCAAGCCGACAGGGTCTCCCtgcccgaggccaagagcaATAGCATCTGGTACGGCCTCAAGCTTACTTGCATGGACTACAAGACCTGGATCTTTGTCGCCATCAACATTTCCATCTCTGCGGCCTACGGCTTCCTCAACTTCTTCCCCTCGATTGTCCGCGGATTCGGCTTCGAGTCAAGGACCACGACACTTCTCCTGACGGCTCCTCCTTACGTCTTCGCCGCGGTCGCATCGTTGTGCAACGCGCGCAGCTCAGACCACTTCAAGGAGCGCGGCTACCATATGATAGGACCTGTAGCCATTGCTATAATGGGGTACATCGTCTGCACAGCTACGGGTAACGTCCCGGCCAGATACGCCGCCTCCTTTCTATACATTGGCGGTATGTTTGCCGCCAACCCTTTGATCAACACCTGGCTTGTCGGTAccttgggccgaacccccGAGAAGCGTGCAACGGCCATCCCCGTTATCAACGTACTTGGTCAAATCGGCAATGTCATCGCACCTTACTTCTTTCCAGACAGGGACGAGCCGAGATACCTCATGGCATTTCTTCTCATGATGGGCTTTGCAGCTCTCGGCATTGCTTGCTGCTTCCTCTTGAAGTTTATCTTGATCAGGTCAAACAAGAAGCTGTGGGCCAAAGCGCAAGAAGAGGGCACCGTGTACAACCCTTATACTCTTTAA
- a CDS encoding Putative FAD-binding domain, FAD/NAD(P)-binding domain superfamily, which yields MSASKPILISGAGLSSLLLAQSLRQSNIPFRIFERDASFAFRAQGYRLRLSAEGLDAIESVLDPQKWQHFWDKCGKTGGSGFTELDATTAEQKEHAVREDLSSRDNKIVGIARGTMRELFAEGCEEHIEWSKTVTGYELTQEGVRAVFADGTMSVEGSMLVGGEGIRSKVAKQVSGGRLKVYDTGARGIHGQAPTTAFKHLGEGVFRLRDGTRPDGTVIVMTNVRSSDMDDPNIKFGWTLGGQPGVINAPNDDLAIVGKKAADIAKSLTKDWHPHLKPLFDEMDESEAAFWKITCSTPWGVPEWTNEPRVTVIGDAAHSMTPAGGLGANTAVQDAALLGRLLREAGGYRPGITAAYEKEMRIYGSSAVHKSYSIAVGVFGIQVDENSPTV from the coding sequence ATGTCGGCAAGCAAGCCAATTCTCATTTCAGGCGCCGGGCTCTCGTCACTGCTCCTCGCACAATCCCTCCGGCAGTCCAACATCCCCTTCCGCATCTTTGAGCGCGACGCTTCCTTCGCCTTTCGTGCTCAGGGCTACCGCCTGCGTCTGTCAGCCGAGGGACTGGACGCCATCGAGTCGGTTCTCGACCCCCAGAAATGGCAGCACTTCTGGGACAAGTGCGGCAAgaccggcggcagcggcttcaCCGAACTCGACGCCACCACTGCCGAACAGAAGGAGCACGCCGTCCGTGAGGACCTGTCGTCCCGCGACAACAAGATCGTCGGGATAGCCAGGGGCACCATGCGCGAGCTGTTCGCCGAGGGCTGCGAGGAACACATCGAGTGGTCCAAGACCGTCACCGGCTACGAGCTGACGCAAGAAGGCGTTCGGGCAGTCTTTGCGGACGGCACAATGTCCGTCGAAGGATCCATGCTCGTGGGGGGCGAGGGCATCCGCTCCAAGGTCGCCAAGCAGGTCTCGGGCGGGCGGCTCAAGGTGTACGACACAGGCGCGAGGGGCATCCATGGCCAGGCACCCACGACGGCTTTCAAACACCTGGGCGAAGGCGTCTTCCGGCTGCGAGACGGCACGCGAcccgacggcaccgtcatcgtcatgaCAAACGTACGCTCGAGCGATATGGACGACCCCAACATCAAGTTTGGCTGGACGCTGGGAGGCCAGCCAGGCGTCATCAATGCCcccaacgacgacctcgcaaTCGTTGGCAAGAAAGCGGCCGACATTGCCAAGTCCCTTACCAAAGATTGGCACCCGCATTTGAAGCCACTGTTCGACGAAATGGACGAGTCGGAAGCTGCCTTCTGGAAGATCACGTGCTCGACACCGTGGGGGGTGCCTGAGTGGACCAACGAGCCTCGCGTGACTGTCATTGGCGATGCTGCTCATTCCATGACCCCGGCAGGGGGTCTTGGTGCCAATACAGCGGTTCAGGACGCCGCCTTGCTCGGGAGGTTGTTACGCGAGGCTGGCGGGTACAGGCCCGGCATCACGGCCGCGTACGAGAAGGAAATGAGGATTTATGGCAGTAGCGCTGTTCACAAGAGCTactccatcgccgtcggTGTGTTTGGTATCCAGGTTGACGAGAATTCTCCAACTGTGTAG